A segment of the Chitinophagaceae bacterium genome:
TTAATACTGATCATGGCGCAAGTGCCACCACTGTTGACGATCTTCTCATAACGCTGCAGCATTTCATCCACTTCACCACTGATATTGAACGCATACATCACTTTCTTACCTGTTTTATCTGCATGTGCATTGATCACTTTCATCACAGCATCAACACGATCATTAAAATTTGAATTGGCAGATGAAGAAAGCAGTTCATCATCTTTTACAAAATCAATTCCTGCTTCGGCTAATGTTTTTACCATTGAAGAAGTTTGTTCAACTGATAAACCAATCGATGGTTTGATGATGGTGCCGATTAACGGACGATCCTGCACGCCTGTTAATTGTCTGCAACCTTCAATACCAAATGCAGGGCCTTTGAATTGTTGGCCGAATGATTCAGGCAATTCAATATCCATCAGCTTCAATCCTGTGAACTGTGTGATCTCGTATAAATTTCCCTGCAGAGTTGAGACCATCACAGGTAGATTGTACCCAAAGTTTTCAATGCTCCATGATACTTTCACAATGGCACGATGATATTTGCCATCCTTGCTTGTTGCACCGGGAATCGCAGGTTCATTCACCGTTTCCAAAACTTCAACCGATTCAACTCTTCCAGCAAAACGTTGTTTCAGTTCTTCGGTTTCGCCGGGCACTGCTACGAATGTTCCTGATGACTGTTCACCTGCCAATACCGAAGCTGCCTTTTCCGGCGCATACGGTGTTTCAATATAATATGTTGCTGTTATCCGTTCCATGTTATCTCATTAAAGGCAACCAAACCGTCATATCCGTTTTTCCACGGTTGGCCCATGCGTAATAAGGAATGAGTTTTATTGTTACCGGTTTCAGTTTTGTATTTACTTCTTTGTACAATGTGTTGTTCCATTGATTCTGTTCAATCAATCTTGCTTCGCCTGTTAAAGCCATCATGTTGCCGTTATCAATTTTCATTGGCACAGGTAGAAGTTTGATGTTGGCAGGAATCACCACATCAAATATTTTTGATTT
Coding sequences within it:
- a CDS encoding ribulose-bisphosphate carboxylase large subunit family protein; this translates as MERITATYYIETPYAPEKAASVLAGEQSSGTFVAVPGETEELKQRFAGRVESVEVLETVNEPAIPGATSKDGKYHRAIVKVSWSIENFGYNLPVMVSTLQGNLYEITQFTGLKLMDIELPESFGQQFKGPAFGIEGCRQLTGVQDRPLIGTIIKPSIGLSVEQTSSMVKTLAEAGIDFVKDDELLSSSANSNFNDRVDAVMKVINAHADKTGKKVMYAFNISGEVDEMLQRYEKIVNSGGTCAMISINSVGLAGAKKIMDQRQLAIHAHRNGWGMMTRHPLLGIDYKAYQKIWRLAGADQMHVNGIENKFWESDDSVVASIEACLTKMYDHKTVLPVVSSGQWGGQAFETYRRTKTVDLLYMAGGGIMAHPMGAAAGVVALQQAWKAAVDGLTLEDAAKMYPEFAESVKKFG